A genomic stretch from Porphyromonadaceae bacterium W3.11 includes:
- a CDS encoding IS256 family transposase, with the protein MQFKEILSNVMTEPNGVGRLMELIIEIAMQGERELYKEDSGDVSNGYRPRRIFASGNMLELRVPRTRQQGFMPLILGVLKDQEKEMGELAGYLYSCGNTMEDISGVFERLYGKRYSTSQINRLSLSTQEAVEEWRQRRLPRTLEALVIDATYLPVRRGESVSKEAFFVVMSLDSEGRRDIVGVYNNPTEGSGIWGEFFEDLKSRGLEEVGLIISDGLNNIEEVAREHFTEVEVQLCTVHLQREITRKIRPRDKSAIASDLQEVFSKDGSRSSPLDGLESFKNFAFRWRKSYPFLTKIANGQRIEYYFTYLKYDVSVRKYIHSTNWIERFNRQVKKGARYKCALPSVESALHLIGSIAINANYLKKRIGDLTLGLRKNNEK; encoded by the coding sequence ATGCAATTTAAGGAAATTCTATCAAACGTGATGACAGAGCCAAATGGAGTTGGTCGTTTAATGGAGTTAATCATCGAAATAGCGATGCAAGGGGAGAGGGAACTGTATAAAGAAGATAGTGGCGATGTGAGCAATGGATACCGCCCCCGTCGCATCTTTGCGAGTGGTAATATGCTAGAATTACGAGTACCCCGAACTCGACAGCAGGGCTTCATGCCCTTGATTTTAGGCGTTCTCAAAGATCAAGAGAAAGAGATGGGAGAACTAGCAGGTTATCTATATAGCTGCGGTAATACGATGGAGGATATCTCTGGAGTATTCGAGCGTTTGTATGGTAAACGTTATAGTACGAGTCAAATCAATCGTCTCTCCTTATCGACCCAAGAAGCAGTAGAAGAGTGGCGTCAAAGACGTCTACCGAGGACTTTAGAGGCACTTGTTATCGATGCTACATATCTTCCTGTACGGAGAGGAGAAAGTGTGAGCAAGGAGGCATTTTTTGTAGTGATGAGTTTAGATAGCGAAGGACGTCGAGACATCGTGGGTGTCTATAATAATCCAACAGAGGGAAGCGGCATCTGGGGCGAGTTTTTTGAGGATCTAAAAAGCCGAGGACTCGAAGAGGTAGGACTAATCATTTCAGACGGGTTGAATAACATTGAAGAGGTTGCACGTGAGCACTTTACAGAAGTGGAAGTCCAGCTCTGCACGGTGCATCTACAGCGAGAAATAACTCGAAAGATACGCCCTCGAGATAAGTCAGCCATCGCAAGTGATCTACAGGAGGTCTTTAGTAAAGACGGCTCAAGAAGCTCACCTTTAGATGGCCTAGAGAGCTTTAAAAACTTTGCGTTCAGATGGCGTAAGAGCTATCCTTTTCTCACAAAAATAGCTAACGGTCAGAGGATAGAGTATTACTTCACATACCTAAAATACGACGTCAGTGTTCGCAAGTACATTCATAGTACTAACTGGATAGAACGCTTCAATAGACAGGTAAAGAAAGGGGCTCGATATAAATGTGCATTACCTAGCGTAGAATCCGCTCTACACTTGATAGGTAGTATTGCAATCAATGCAAACTATCTGAAGAAAAGAATAGGAGATCTAACTCTTGGACTTAGGAAGAACAATGAAAAGTAA
- the lpxK gene encoding tetraacyldisaccharide 4'-kinase, which yields MLNHRHWLLRIPSAIYGMAVGVRNFAYERGWLASEKSSIPTICVGNLAVGGTGKTPHIELLIRLLKNDYRIALLSRGYGRKTRGPIIASNRDTAWTIGDEPFQIKRKFPEVMVYIDGDRRRALHAMEEMPENERPDVVLMDDGFQHRSVIPSYTILLSSYQNLYIEDFFMPYGSLRDGRKEAFRADTIIITHTPRDVTPVELRLKKEALNLLAFQDQYFSRVKYESPRCLFDPSTPDERPRISGLRLNTPVLVLTGIAEPTEFQELIARKFTNVESYIEYPDHHRFTNSEVTDLVERLEEDPNLFILTTEKDAMRLLPCEDLIPSSVKERIWYIPIFIDISLDCRMGLLRKAKRAIKNNGLTI from the coding sequence ATGTTAAATCATCGTCATTGGTTATTACGTATCCCATCAGCTATATATGGTATGGCTGTTGGGGTGCGTAATTTTGCTTATGAGCGAGGGTGGTTGGCATCTGAAAAGTCTTCTATCCCTACGATATGTGTAGGTAATTTAGCTGTAGGTGGGACGGGTAAGACACCTCATATTGAGTTGCTTATTCGGTTGTTAAAAAATGATTATCGCATAGCTCTTTTAAGCAGAGGTTATGGGAGAAAGACGAGGGGACCCATCATTGCCTCCAATAGGGACACCGCATGGACGATAGGAGATGAACCGTTTCAGATCAAACGGAAGTTCCCCGAGGTTATGGTTTACATAGATGGTGACCGTCGCCGAGCTCTTCATGCTATGGAGGAGATGCCTGAGAATGAGCGTCCGGATGTGGTGTTAATGGATGATGGTTTTCAGCACCGTTCAGTCATCCCTTCATACACAATACTGCTTTCCTCCTATCAAAACCTCTATATAGAGGATTTCTTTATGCCTTACGGATCTCTTCGCGATGGTCGGAAGGAGGCTTTTCGTGCAGATACGATAATTATCACGCACACACCTAGAGATGTGACGCCAGTTGAACTACGTCTGAAGAAGGAGGCTTTGAATCTTCTGGCTTTTCAAGACCAGTATTTTAGTCGAGTCAAGTATGAGTCTCCTAGGTGTTTGTTTGATCCCTCTACTCCAGATGAGCGTCCGAGGATAAGTGGACTTCGACTTAATACCCCTGTGCTTGTACTTACAGGAATTGCTGAGCCTACAGAGTTTCAGGAACTAATCGCGCGCAAATTTACTAATGTAGAGTCTTATATAGAGTATCCTGATCATCACCGATTCACAAACAGCGAGGTCACAGATTTAGTGGAACGGTTAGAGGAGGATCCTAATCTCTTTATCCTTACCACTGAAAAAGATGCCATGAGGTTGCTACCATGTGAGGATTTGATTCCGTCATCAGTGAAAGAAAGGATCTGGTATATCCCTATCTTTATAGATATCTCTCTAGACTGTCGTATGGGGCTTCTTAGAAAGGCAAAGCGTGCGATTAAGAATAATGGTCTTACTATTTGA
- the dut gene encoding dUTP diphosphatase, whose product MKEKVKVKIINKSANPLPTYATSSSAGLDLRADLLEPIVLEPMQRLAVPTGLFIALPDGYEAQIRPRSGLALKYGITLMNTPGTIDADYRGEIKVIMANLSTEPFTIHPGERICQMVIARYSSAEFEEVDILNETERGGGGFGSTGTK is encoded by the coding sequence ATGAAAGAGAAAGTAAAAGTAAAAATAATAAATAAAAGTGCCAATCCACTTCCAACCTATGCTACGTCTAGTTCAGCAGGCTTAGACCTTAGGGCCGATTTGCTAGAACCAATAGTATTAGAGCCGATGCAGCGATTAGCTGTACCTACAGGCCTTTTCATTGCACTTCCTGATGGTTATGAAGCCCAGATTAGACCTAGAAGTGGTCTTGCTCTGAAGTATGGAATTACACTGATGAATACTCCAGGGACTATTGATGCAGATTATCGAGGTGAAATCAAAGTGATTATGGCGAATCTCTCAACCGAGCCATTCACGATTCATCCAGGAGAGCGTATTTGTCAAATGGTGATTGCACGGTATTCTTCAGCTGAGTTTGAGGAAGTGGATATTCTTAACGAAACAGAGCGTGGTGGCGGAGGTTTTGGTTCGACTGGCACTAAGTAG